A window of Solanum stenotomum isolate F172 chromosome 9, ASM1918654v1, whole genome shotgun sequence genomic DNA:
ACTTTTCAATTGtctcttttataaaatattcatcGCCTATTTATATTACAAAATGTCTCCTCAAAGTTACATGAATAAAATAGTGTTCATTTATTTCATACATGAACTTCAAAGAGAGTTACAGATGATCTTTGAAGAGAGTTACGGATGACATCCACATTAATGtatttataacactcccccttcgatgtccatagataatgtccctcgttaaaaccttactaggaaaaaccCAGTGGgaaaaatcctagtgaaggaaaaagagtacacatatcttgtaATACGCCTTGAgtgttgcctcattaaaaaccttactaggaaaaccCAATGGGACAAAACTTTGGTTAAgggaaaaagagtacaacgcATATTTTACTCCCCCTGATGAAAAGTTTATTTGATATCCTGGAGACGacgcattccaatcttatatcttAACTTCTCAAATGTTGATGTTGGCAATGCCTTAGTGAATaaatctgcaagattatcactcGAACGAATGAACatttatctcaccattttgttgaagatcatgtgtgaaaaagaacttaggtgaaatatgctttgttcGGTATCCTTTGATATATCCTCCCTTTAATTGAACTATGCAAGCAGCATTATCTTCATACAATATTGTTGGAATCTTTGTTTGCACAGAAAGATCGCATAATTGCAAAATGTGTTGAGTCACTGATCTTAACCATACACACTCTCGACTAGCTTCATGAATGGCTATTAtctctgcatgatttgaagaagtagcaACTATTGTTTGCTTCATCGAACGCCATGATATAGTTGTATCTCCATATGTTAATAAATAGCCTGTCTGAGATCGGGCTTTATGTGGATCAGACAAATAGCCAGCATCTGCATAACCTATCAATTCTGACTTGGATGCATTAGAATACAACAATCCCATTTCAATTGTTCCTTGAAGATATTTGAATATATGTTTAACACTTGTTGGACATGAGCTGAATCTCGCCAATAAACTTATTGCGAAACAAATATCTGACTGGGTATTGTTGGCTAGGTACATTAGTGCCCCAATAGCACTAAGAGATGGTGTTTCTTCACCAAGAATCTCTTCATCCTTTTCTTGAGGTCGGAATGTATCGTTATTTATATCGAGAGATCTCACAACCATTGGGGTGCTCAATTGGTGTgatttatcaatgtaaaaatcaCTTTGAAACCTTTTCAGTATATGTTGATTGATGGATAAATATTCCACTTTTCAAATGTTCAATATGAAGGCCAAGACAAAAAATTTTctttccaagatctttcatttcaaattctttcttcaAACACTCAACGGCTTTTGAAAGCTCTGTAGGAGTTCCAATGatgttcaagtcatcaacataaacagatattattacaaattcatattttgaccttcgtataaaaatacaaagacAAATATGGTCATTCTTATACCCTTCTTTTAACAAATATTCGCTAAGACGATTATACCACATTCGTCCTTATTGTTTCAATCCATACAAGGATTTCTGAAGCTTTATTgaacaattttcttttgaattttcatatgcttcaGGCACTTTGAGTGCTTCAGggattttcataaaatattgtGGTCTAGTGAGCCATATAAATAGTCTTTGACAACGTCCATTAGATGCATTTCAAGCTTTTCATGAACTGTCATATTTATTAGATACCTGAAGGTAATTGCATCATATTTATTAGATACCTGAAGGTAATTGCATCTACCACAGGAGAATATGTCTCCTCATAATCAATGCCAGGTCTTTGCGAAAATCCTTGTGCCACAAGTCGTGCTTTATATCTTACGACTTTACCATTTTCATTACGCTTTCGCACAAAAACCCACTTGTACCCAACTGGCTTGACACCTTCAGGGGTTCGGACTATTTGTCCAAAAACTTCACGTTTTTCAAGTGAAGCCAATTCTGTTTGAATTGCTTCCTTccattttgaccaataatttcTCTGTCTACATTCATTGACAGATCGTGGTTCTAAATCCTCATCTTGTTGCATTATTTCAACTGCAACATTATAGGCAAAAATATTATCCACCACAATATTATTTCGATTCCACATTTTTCTCGTCGAGACataatttatagagatttcttcattCTTATTATTTTCAGGTACATAGACCTCCTCTCTGGTGTCTTCATTTATTATGTCTCGGAGCTCTTCATGAGCAATTGTCTCTATATTATGATCATCTTGATCAtttattcctttcctttttcGAGGATTTTTATCCTTGGAACCAATTGGTTTACCACGTTTTAAGCGTGGTCTAGACTCATTTGCCTTAACATTTTGTCCTATCGAGACATCAATTCGAACTTGAGCATTAGCAGCTGAGATATATGATTTAGTAACCAGTGAAAGGTTAGTAAATGCATCCGGCAATTGATTTACAATATTCtgcaaataaattatcttttgaactTCTTGCTCACATTGATTTGTTCGAGGATCTAAATGAGACAGTTAAAATGAATTCCAATCTATCTCGTTTCCCAATTGCTTTTTTTCTCCCCCTAATGTTGGGTATACtgatttatcaaaatgacaATCAGCAAATCTTGCTGTAAATAAATCTCCAATTCTAGgttccaaatattttataatagaacGACATTCATACCCAACATATATCTCCAACCTTCTTTGGGGACCCATCTTTGTGCGTTGTGGTGGAGCAATTGGAACATATACCGCACAACCAAAGATTCTAAGATGGGAAATGTTTGGCTCCTGACCAAAAACCAATTGTAATGGGGAGATGTCATGATAACTGGTTGGCCTTCTGCGCACAAGTGCTGCTGCATGCAAAATAGCATGCCCTCAAATCGAAACAGGCAACTTTGTTCTCATCAACAATGGTCTAGCTATCAATTGAAGACGTTTAATCAATGACTCTGCTAAACCATTTTGAGTATGAACATGTGCAACAAGGATGTTCAACTGTTATTCCAGTGgacaaacaataatcattaaatGCCTGAGATGTAAACTCACCAGCATTATCAAGACGCATTGTTTTTATTGCATAACCTGGAAATTGTGATTTTAACCTTACTATTTGAGCCAACAACCTCGCAAAAAGCCATATTGCGAGTTGATAATAAGCACACATGAGACCATCTTGTTGATGCATCTAGCAagaccatataatatttaaatggtccACATGCAGGGTGAATAGGTCCACATATATCACCCTGTATCCGTTCCAGAAATGCGGGAGATTCCATTCCAACCTTAGTCATTGATGGTTCGATAACCAACTTTCCTTGTGAACAAGCAGCACAAGAGAATTCCTTCGATTGAAGAACATTTTGATTCTTCAAACTATGCCCATgtgaattttcaattattttgcgCATCATATTTTAACCGGAATGGCCCAACCGGTCAtgccaaatgataaaatcattagaaCCAGTAAACCTTTTGTTTACTATGTCATGTGTTTCAACCATACCAATATTTGTATGGTACAACCCAGAAGAGAGTGCTTGCAATTTTTCATGCACAGTTTTCTTCTCCGCATTTATTGTAGTAATATAAAGGTATTCAACATTTCCTTCATTCGCAGTCTCAACATGATAGCCATTTTGGCGAATAACCTTGAAACTTAATAAGTTTCTatgagacttactacaatacAATGCATTATCAATTACCAATAATGTTTCTCAAGGTAGTAATAAGGTTGCTCTTCCAGAGCCCTCAATCAATTTTGTACTACCAGATATTGTATTAACATATGCCTTTTTCATTATCAAATGatagaaatatttcttttctctttgtaTCGTATAAGTTGTGGCACTGTCCAGAAGACACATATCTCCATTACTCATCTTGGATCCAACTGAAGACTaggaaattttatttatcttcataaaaataaaaatacataagaAGAAGTATGAaacttaacaaaagaaaatctaAGTACATGAACTTTAAGTAAGACATTAAAAACACATAATATTATTCATTTCCCAATTCAATTATCAATCTTCAATTGCGATCCCTAAAGAAGTCCTCAGCTTCTAGATGAGTAATATCATCGAGCCCATCAAAAGCATCATCTTTCAATGCTAATTTCGCCTCAAATTCTCATCATATTTTTGAGAAGACCCTGCCTGAGCATcatttttgagagtcaaatgtGACTCCACTCGGGCATTAGAAGAGGAGGCACTACCTttatttcctttccttttaaAGGAATTTTCATACAACCTGACAAAATGCTCAGGTGCCCGACATTCATTTTTCCAGTGACCTTTAAGGCCACATCGATAACAGTGATCGCCCTTGCcttttgaaggattattttGAGAACCCATATTGTTCTCCCTTTTGTTATGACCACCACCTCGATGATTATTATATCGTCTTTTGCCTTTGCCACGTCCACGCACATTATCATGGCCCCGatattttgtcttatttcaGACTGGCCGTGTGCTTCTACCCCGTGGGCCTCCGGTAATGGAGCACTTCCAGTGGGACGGGCttcatgatttttcattaaaaggtCATTATGCTACAAGAAGGCATGAGATTAATTCagagtattttttaaaaccCTGTTCACGATATTGCTGCTATAATATCATATTGGAGGCATGGAAAGTAGTTAGTGTCTTTCCCAACATGTCCTCATCTTTTATAACTTCCCCACATAATTTTAATTGGGAAGTGATTCTAAATACAACAGAGTTATACCCAATTACAGTTTTATAATCTTGAAACCGTAAGTGCATCCACTCATAACGAGCCCTTGGCAATACAGTTGCCTTGAGGTGGTCATACCTCCCTTTCAAACCTATCCACAATTCAAGTGGATCTTTCACTGTTAAGTATTCAACCTTCAGGCTTTCATCAAAATGATGACGAAGAAAAATCATAGTTTTCGCTTTATCCTGACTTGATGCCTTAATTCCTTCGATTATACAATCACCAAGACTCTTAACAGTAAGGTGAATTTCAGCATCAAGTACCCATGGCAAATAGTTCTTTATAGAAATGTTAATTGGCACAAATTCAAGCTTTGACAAATTCGAcatgatgaaaactatcataaaataattgagttaatattatgATGTTGGtttctttataataaatgataaagtataatatgattataaaatatattatatgttatatGCATGCACATTGAATGTCTCAAAAACATATAAACTAACGATGTATTGAAacaatagttttaatatgtaattttaattgttctataatatttattattagtttCAATATATATTAACACCAAATTTTTGTAAGAGTTTCAAGTCatatttaatacaataatattctttttatgaCACACCAATATACTTATCCTAATGTATGAAAATACTTACGAGTTATTTTAACTAGAATGCTATCATATTACTTAGTAATTAATTTAGAGTTATAAGTTAGTAGcatataaataacataacaaTATAAACTTGAAACGTATTGATTATTATGCCTAGTAAAGTATCATAATAATAGCTAAATCAAGTTATATATGCAGTAATTAAATTATCGACCAAAGATTTATGAAAGTCCTATTAGAGGTGTTATAAACATATAAATGTATACCTGACTCTAAAAGAAAGTTGAttaacttttaggaattaatttcaaattaagtaGGTCTCAGTTGGTTAGAGATTCGTGTTGATAACGTGTTGTGAAATATTagcaatacaaaataatatcagacaataaaatatatagacaaGATATACGGGAGATAAtgctttcttatttctttcttctGTACTTTTCAATTGtctcttttataaaataatcatcGCCTATTTATATTACAAAATGTCTCTTCAAAGTTACATGAATTAAATAGTGTTCATTTATTTCATACATGAACTTCAAAGAGAGTTACGGATAATCTTTGAAGAGAGTTACGGATGACATCCACAATAATGTATTTATAACATATAATAGATATTTTACCCCTATGCTAGATACAGGAACAGAAGCTAATATGTGCAAACACAATTGCCTACCAGAAGAAAAATTGGAGAAGCTAAAAACATCCATAGTAGTAGCAGGATTCATTAATGAAGGAAGTATGATAACATATAaagcaaataatataaaattacaaatatgggataaaatattaactatagaagacaTATATAGTAACGAATTtataaataaggataaaatcaGTGTTTCATAAGCTAATATCATTTCATCATATAGATAAGTAGTCATATTAATAATCTGTTGTTTAATCAATAATTCCCTTATatcaataatcaataatttGATACCAATTTTGGGGAGAGGGGGGAGGTTTATGAGTATGTTATTAAGCATTAAAAGctttatcataatattctttCCTTAAGGGTATTAGTCTAATTATTTCTCTTATATTCTAGTATGTATTCTATGTATTGTATATTTTGGgttctttgatatatttttatattttcttttattagatCTCCTAGTAAAGTTATTTCCTCAGTAGTTTCTTGCCAATATTTGAAGTATTCGTAATTTATCATTAGTCTGAGTATTCTAATTCTAGATCGCAAATATTAATTCGTTCTAGGtctatatttatttcatttatttcgtCTATTTCAGAGTTGCTATTTCTAGTTCTTCtaagtcaaatatattttctcatatcattcttcttaattcaattatttttatattttttagaatatataaaatcagTGTTTCATAAGCTAATATCATTTCATCATCTAGATAATTAGTCATATTAATAATCTGCTGTTTAATCAATAATTCCCTTATATCATAtgcataataaatattattcatattagattactataaactagattattCTCAACCATGTCCTCATGTCACTATTAACATCGTACTTTCAAAGGTACACCCTTCCTAACCGCGCCTCAACTCTGTTTACTCCCCTCACGGCTTCCTTACCTATGGTTTCAACTTTAGGATGGCATAGTCTgaaagtttttccttttttcctcaTGTTAACAAACTAGAAAACATGCTTCATATAATTCTAGTATATAATAACTAGTattaacttatttaattatGCTATGTTATTCAGGAAATAATAGATTTAGTtatgcataatcataaattGATATACTTGTTTTTCTATGAGATCTGGTATATTTTGTTCCATAGCTTAGATTAAaacttgatatttatttatttgagagtACTACAAAGAGGCTTGCTTTCTGTCGAGAAAGTCTTGCCTTAGATGTGCCTAATGGCTCTCTATTTATACAAGTACAGATGCTACATCCCTCTTGCCTTATTTCTATCACTATCACTAATACTATTTTACTTTACACTTATCCACTAATTTACATACCTTACTTTTTCTATCACTATCACTAACAGTATTACTAGTACAAttttactttacacttgtctaaTGCATAATAATGCACACTACATTACTGCATACCAGAATAATGCACACTTTATCTTGTCACTTTTTCTTGTCTACTGCTTTCTTATCTTGTTgtttgtctttttttctttttatcttgtcGCCTTTATTCTAGCTGGACAACTGGAAATACATTATCTTCTCCATAGAACTTCGAGCATTGATGATCTGGGTATCTATGTCCAATATTTTTGCAATAGTTGGTCATTATCTCTGGTGAAATAAAATTCCTTCGTATTGCCCTTGTAGTTGGTTGTTGTTATGGTTTTAATAAGCTTAATATCCATTTTCGTATTTCTTACATATCTGCTTCTctgatttctctaaaatttgaatatatcatagtttgttctcttgcatagtagctccatactgaatttccatttaaataattggtTGTTAACTCGTTCAAAATAGTAGCTATTCCAATAATCCGCTTTCTTGTGTAAAATTCCGGTATCTCTATCTTTTGTATCTCGTCttgttgttctattttttctggTATTATCATTTCTCTggttaattcaatttttatgacTTGGATGATAGGTTTAATTTCATCATACAATATTTCTGTTAGTGCTGAATAgaactttatataaaaaagtGTTCCTTTAGTTATCCTTTTGTAGTGCATAAATGCTTTATGTAACTCTGGTATCGTAGATATTTCGTCTCCTGTTAGGGTATATACGGTACTTAACAATCCATAGTTGTAGCAAGTTCCTACTAGACTTGTACTTGTTCCTGGTTGTGCAATCAGCTTATTATATCCGTGTAGGTTTTGTGTAATGCAATCTTCATGGggattttttgtatttttggatctttgattttgatttagaaaggtCTGTATTTTGTGGATGTTCTCTATGTAGGCTCTGGTTATATGGTTATAAGTCTTTTTGTTTTGTCGTAGGCTTTCTTTATATGTGTTTAGCTGAGGTGGTATGAATAATGGATCTTTTTGGTTCTTTGGcataaatggtttttcaaatattttatt
This region includes:
- the LOC125877457 gene encoding secreted RxLR effector protein 161-like, whose product is MVVRSLDINNDTFRPQEKDEEILGEETPSLSAIGALMYLANNTQSDICFAISLLARFSSCPTSVKHIFKYLQGTIEMGLLYSNASKSELIGYADAGYLSDPHKARSQTGYLLTYGDTTISWRSMKQTIVATSSNHAEIIAIHEASRECVWLRSVTQHILQLCDLSVQTKIPTILYEDNAAYLFTKALPTSTFEKLRYKIGMRRLQDIK